In Pseudoalteromonas aliena SW19, the genomic stretch AACGTTTTATCTGCAACAGCAGACGCCGCTAATATTTCTAGCGTTTGTTTAAAATCATCAGCTTGTTGGGCATTACTAAGCTCAGCTTCAAGTTGCTTTGCTAAGTCTTCGTAGCTAGTTTTGCCGTCAATTCTAAGCGACAAACCAAAATGAAAAATATCAACCAACTCTAAAATAACTTGCTCAGTATCTGGTGTTTGTTTTTTCCACCATTTCCAACCATGATGATCTAGCATTTCAGCACACTCAACCCAAATAGCGCGGTACCATTCAAATCCTTGAGTAAACCATTGCTCATGTACTTTAGTGTTCATGGCGTTTTGCATTTCTAGCATCACTACTAGCTTGTTTAAATTGGCAGACATATCAATTCCTGTCGTTTTGGTTGGCGTAATTTTCGTTGGTGTAATAATACAGATAAAATGCGGATTGTGCATTGGTGTATATTTTCATTAGTGTGCGGGTTTTTATCTTGAGGTAGTAAACTCATGCCATGAGTCAATTAAATCAATAAAATCTTCAAAGCCACAACCACTACTTAAACCATTTTCTTCAAGCGCTAAATCGTCATCTTGATACGCTATTAGGTCTTCGCTGTCTTGATGAAGCGCATGGGCTTCAAATAATGCTTCGTCTTTCGTTAAGATTAAATCGATTTCTTGGCCTTTTAGCGTTAGCGGCTCATAGCTTGAACTCACCGAT encodes the following:
- a CDS encoding dUTP diphosphatase, producing the protein MSANLNKLVVMLEMQNAMNTKVHEQWFTQGFEWYRAIWVECAEMLDHHGWKWWKKQTPDTEQVILELVDIFHFGLSLRIDGKTSYEDLAKQLEAELSNAQQADDFKQTLEILAASAVADKTFNAAAFAGCMAQMDMDVDDLYRGYVGKNTLNFFRQDHGYKDGSYIKEWNGQEDNEHLVEVVKSLDTEYADFAKLVYQGLEARYPKI
- a CDS encoding YacL family protein, which produces MEYQFIRDPISGLRIKISSEHAIIGRWLNEEIGKDKVAMVQALIASVSSSYEPLTLKGQEIDLILTKDEALFEAHALHQDSEDLIAYQDDDLALEENGLSSGCGFEDFIDLIDSWHEFTTSR